Proteins co-encoded in one Setaria viridis chromosome 9, Setaria_viridis_v4.0, whole genome shotgun sequence genomic window:
- the LOC117836104 gene encoding mavicyanin, producing MAMGMKGLLVLTLGLAMAATSSAVTYKVGDSSGWTILGNINYTDWTTKKNFHVGDIIEFVYPQGIHNVLEVTKDAYDSCSNSTPIATHTSGDDKIAIKRPGHRFFICGVPGHCAAGQKVNIRVLKPRSSDAPSKAPAPAPARSSAAASPSGGSEPSAASPPAASSTDSTPDTPATTAPAPNANGAGVVRAGYRAVAAMALAAVASMAMLQ from the exons ATGGCCATGGGCATGAAGGGTTTGCTGGTGCTGACGCTTGGGCTCGCGATGGCGGCGACCTCGTCGGCGGTCACCTACAAGGTCGGCGATAGCTCCGGCTGGACCATCCTCGGCAACATCAACTACACCGACTGGACTACGAAGAAGAACTTCCATGTTGGAGACATCATAG AGTTCGTGTACCCCCAGGGCATCCACAACGTGCTGGAGGTGACGAAGGACGCCTACGACAGCTGCAGCAACTCCACCCCCATCGCCACGCACACCTCCGGCGACGACAAGATTGCCATCAAGAGGCCCGGCCACCGCTTCTTCATCTGCGGCGTGCCCGGCCACTGCGCCGCCGGCCAGAAGGTCAACATCCGCGTCCTCAAGCCGCGGTCCTCTGACGCCCCTTccaaggcgcccgcgcccgcgcccgcgcgctcgtcggcggcggcgtcccccagcggcggcagcgagccgagcgccgcctcgccgccggccgcgtcgtcgaCGGACAGCACCCCCGAcacgccggccaccaccgcgcccGCGCCCAACGCTAATGGCGCCGGGGTCGTCCGAGCAGGTTACCGGGCTGTCGCGGCCATGGCGTTGGCGGCGGTCGCATCCATGGCAATGCTACAGTAG
- the LOC117840393 gene encoding photosystem I reaction center subunit II, chloroplastic encodes MAMATQASAATRHLLAAAWSPAAKAPRSSQLALPSSSRGPAPLRAAAEEAPAAATQEAPKGFVPPQLDPNTPSPIFGGSTGGLLRKAQVEEFYVITWTSPKEQVFEMPTGGAAIMREGPNLLKLARKEQCLALGTRLRSKYKINYQFYRVFPNGEVQYLHPKDGVYPEKVNAGRQGVGQNFRSIGKNVSPIEVKFTGKNTFDI; translated from the coding sequence ATGGCCATGGCCACGCAAGCCTCCGCCGCGACGCGCCACCTCTTGGCCGCGGCCTGGTCGCCAGCGGCGAAGGCGCCGCGGTCCTCGCAGCTCGCGCTCCCGTCGTCCTCCCGCGGGCCGGCCCCGCTccgcgcggccgccgaggaggcccccgcggcggcgacccAGGAGGCGCCCAAGGGGTTCGTGCCCCCGCAGCTTGACCCCAACACCCCGTCCCCGATCTTCGGCGGCAGCACGGGCGGGCTGCTCCGGAAGGCGCAGGTGGAGGAGTTCTACGTGATCACGTGGACGTCCCCCAAGGAGCAGGTGTTCGAGATGCCGacgggcggcgccgccatcaTGCGGGAGGGGCCCAACCTCCTGAAGCTGGCGCGCAAGGAGCAGTGCCTGGCGCTCGGCACCAGGCTGCGCTCCAAGTACAAGATCAACTACCAGTTCTACCGCGTCTTCCCCAACGGCGAGGTCCAGTACCTCCACCCCAAGGACGGCGTCTACCCGGAGAAGGTCAACGCCGGCAGGCAGGGCGTGGGGCAGAACTTCCGCAGCATCGGCAAGAACGTCAGCCCCATCGAGGTCAAGTTCACCGGCAAGAACACCTTCGACATCTAA